A DNA window from Streptomyces sp. CA-278952 contains the following coding sequences:
- a CDS encoding tetratricopeptide repeat protein: MSARKKKDLLEEADRLRTEGRPEEARERLLALTTEYPDDAEVAYRTAWIHDALGLESEAVPYYERALANPELAAEDRSGALLGLGSTYRILGRYGQAVETLRRGVEEFPDNGSLRAFLAMALYNTDEHHEAMRLLLELTATTSNDPHVQGYRRAIEHYAKDLDETV; the protein is encoded by the coding sequence ATGAGCGCACGTAAGAAGAAAGACCTGCTGGAAGAGGCCGACCGGTTGCGTACGGAGGGCCGGCCCGAGGAGGCGCGCGAACGGCTCCTCGCCCTGACCACCGAGTACCCCGACGACGCGGAGGTGGCCTACCGGACGGCATGGATCCATGACGCACTGGGGCTGGAGTCGGAGGCGGTGCCCTATTACGAGCGCGCTCTGGCCAATCCGGAGCTGGCCGCGGAGGATCGGAGCGGGGCGCTCCTGGGGCTGGGCAGCACGTACCGGATCCTCGGGCGGTACGGGCAGGCGGTGGAGACGCTGCGCCGGGGCGTCGAGGAGTTCCCGGACAACGGCTCGCTCCGGGCGTTCCTGGCGATGGCCCTGTACAACACCGACGAGCACCACGAGGCGATGCGGCTCTTGCTGGAGCTGACGGCCACGACCAGTAACGACCCGCACGTCCAGGGGTACCGGCGGGCGATCGAGCACTATGCGAAGGACCTCGACGAGACCGTGTGA